The genomic stretch TATCACCCACCTTGGGATAGTCTTTATGTTCGCCATGTTTAAATCCGCCACCAGCAAGCATCAGTGGAAGATCACGATTCGAATGGGAGCTGGCATTTCCCATTCCACTTCCGAAAAGCACCATGGTTTTGTCCAGCAGCGAAGTTTCGTTTTCAACTTCGGTTCGTTTGAGCTCCTCGATGAATCGAGCAAGCTGTTTGGCATGGAAGGTCTCAATAATCGTAAGCTCTTTCAGACGCGAAGGATCCTGACCATGGTGCGTCAACGCGTGATATCCTTGAGTAACTCCCGGCAATCCCGAGTCGCCACTCCATCCATTTATTGAATAGGTCAACACCCGCGTGGAATCAGTCATCAAAGCCAACTTCATCAAATCGTAATACAAGGGAACCTCTTCGTAAAAATCCGTAGGCAGAGGTCGTGGAAACTGAAAATCAACATTGGGCTTTGGCTTGTTTAACCAGGCCTCCGACATTTGCAATCGCTTCTCCACTTCGCGCACCGAAGTAAAGTACTCATCGAGCTTTTCCAGATCATTGGCACCCAGTCGTTGTTGAAGATCTTGTGCGTCATCGCGAACAACATCCAGAATGCTGCTGTTCAGTTTATAGGAGCGTGCCAAACGACGCTTGTGCGCCAGATCGGTTTCCAGAAACAATGCGTCGAACATTTGTTGAAGATTCGATACAGCGGGAATACTGACTCCATTGCGCGTCCAGGACAGCCCATTGTCTCCACCACCGACGTTCAGTTGCATGGATTGATAACGTGTGGCTGTGCCAACGAATTCCGCCGCCTTTTGATCCATGGAAATATTACCCTCAGGCATGGACTTGGCCATGTCGGCACGAATGCCCGACAAGTAAGTATGCACCGCTTCATGGCCGCCTTTCATTCCAGGATGATCGAGATGAGAAAAAACAGTGAAATCGTTTTGTAAGCCTTTTAGGGGTTCGAGAAGGTACGGCAGCTCATAATTTCGGCCGGTTTTGTCCGGAAAAAATCCCTGAGGGTGCATGCCATATTGCAAACCGATGCAAACCATACGCATTGAATCAACCGCTTTCCCGGTAACTGATACGGCAGATAAGGGCCTGGAAAGAGACTCCAAAAACGGTAAAGCCACCAATGCTCCTGTCCCTCTTAAAAAGGCTCGTCGGTTAAATTGGGTTTGGGGAATTTTCATGGGGAAACGAATGATCATCTTTAATAACCAAGGTCGTCAAGTTTGCAACATCAGCTTAAGAAGTTACGGGTGAAAGGAAGGTTTAGAATTGAGCAAACTAAATACATCGTGACCTGTTTATCGAACAAAGAGCAAGAAAATCGATTGAACATTCAACCATTCCCCACTCTTGTTATCTCAATGCAATTTTTACAAAAAGAGTGGGTTTTATTAGGTATAGTAACGGTACTAGTCTTTGCAGGATGCAGTGAATCCACCAAGGACGAAAAGATCCGAGTTACACTGCTTCAAATCAATGACGTCTACGAAATTGAACCTGTTTCTGGCGGTAAGTTTGGAGGATTGGCCCGAGTAGCAACCCTTCGCAAAGAGCTTCTTAAAGAAAATCCAAATACCTTTACATTTATTGCCGGAGATTTTTTGAGTCCCTCAGCACTGGGAACAGCACAGGTTGAAGGCAAGGCACTCGACGGACAACAAATGGTAGCCGTGCTCAACGCGATGGGCATGGATTACGCGACCTTCGGCAACCACGAGTTTGATATAAAGGAAGAAGCCTTTTTTGAACGCATGGCGGAGTCCAGATTCACCTGGATTTCCAACAATGTATTTGGAGAAGATGGTAAACCATTCGAGGGAGTAAAATCACACGAGATATTAACCATTCCCGGATCGAACGGAAGCAACTTCAGACTAGGTGTTGTTGGCGTAACTATTGAAGAAAATAAGCCTGATTACGTTACTTTCGAAGATTCGTTTAAAAGCGTCCTAACAGCGGTTCACAAAATAGAAAAAGCCACGGACGCCATTGTGGCGATCACACACCTGGATTTTAGAGATGACATGTTCATTGCGAAAAATGTGCCTGAGATCGACTTAATCATTGGCGGGCACGATCACGAAAACATGTATTTTAAGAGTGGTGAAAATTATACACCGATAACGAAAGCGGATCTTAATGCTAAAACAGCTTTTGTGCATAAACTCACCTTCGACCCTCAAACGGATGCATTGGAGATTACTTCAACATTGGTGCAAATAGACGACTCAATCGAAGAAGATCCTCCGACAAAAGAAGTCGTCGAGGAATGGGTGCAAAGAGGATTTAATGGATTTCGAAAGTTAGGATTTAATCCAAGTGAAACGGTGGCTACGATTAACTTTGATTTCGATGGCCGGGAATCAAGCGTTCGATCCCAACCGACGAACCTTACCCGTCTTATTGCCGACGCGATGCTTCATGAAGCTAATGAAGTTGATTTCGCGTTCTTCAACGGCGGATCGATTCGTATTGATGATAAGCTAATGGCCGGTCCTGTTACCCAGTACGATATCATTCGCGTATTACCTTTTCCTGGAAAAGTTGTAACCGTGGG from Verrucomicrobiota bacterium encodes the following:
- a CDS encoding bifunctional metallophosphatase/5'-nucleotidase, whose translation is MQFLQKEWVLLGIVTVLVFAGCSESTKDEKIRVTLLQINDVYEIEPVSGGKFGGLARVATLRKELLKENPNTFTFIAGDFLSPSALGTAQVEGKALDGQQMVAVLNAMGMDYATFGNHEFDIKEEAFFERMAESRFTWISNNVFGEDGKPFEGVKSHEILTIPGSNGSNFRLGVVGVTIEENKPDYVTFEDSFKSVLTAVHKIEKATDAIVAITHLDFRDDMFIAKNVPEIDLIIGGHDHENMYFKSGENYTPITKADLNAKTAFVHKLTFDPQTDALEITSTLVQIDDSIEEDPPTKEVVEEWVQRGFNGFRKLGFNPSETVATINFDFDGRESSVRSQPTNLTRLIADAMLHEANEVDFAFFNGGSIRIDDKLMAGPVTQYDIIRVLPFPGKVVTVGIQGNIVEKALDQLRGSVGNGAFLQTTANVNFENNTWTINGNPIETNKIYRAATNDFIANGRLSPLNYLNINQPDSGITLIETNGDVRIAVINELKRKYSTNN
- a CDS encoding DUF1552 domain-containing protein codes for the protein MKIPQTQFNRRAFLRGTGALVALPFLESLSRPLSAVSVTGKAVDSMRMVCIGLQYGMHPQGFFPDKTGRNYELPYLLEPLKGLQNDFTVFSHLDHPGMKGGHEAVHTYLSGIRADMAKSMPEGNISMDQKAAEFVGTATRYQSMQLNVGGGDNGLSWTRNGVSIPAVSNLQQMFDALFLETDLAHKRRLARSYKLNSSILDVVRDDAQDLQQRLGANDLEKLDEYFTSVREVEKRLQMSEAWLNKPKPNVDFQFPRPLPTDFYEEVPLYYDLMKLALMTDSTRVLTYSINGWSGDSGLPGVTQGYHALTHHGQDPSRLKELTIIETFHAKQLARFIEELKRTEVENETSLLDKTMVLFGSGMGNASSHSNRDLPLMLAGGGFKHGEHKDYPKVGDKQTPACNLYVSMLQKFGLEIDNFGTSSGTLVGLS